The nucleotide sequence CAATGCCATTTTGATCACAGATGAGGAAGTCCTCTTCTTCCAGGGCAGGAGCAGCAGCTGATGACAAGGAGGCATATGAAGATGAGGACTCCTACTTTGAGGAATCCTCATACATCATGGGCCGGCCGGTTCCCGATGACCATTCTCCCGACCCTCTGCTCTCCCAGTTCATCTGCGCCTTCGCGCCGCCCCCGGTCGTCGATCCGGAGCCCATCAAGGCCGAGGAGGAGGATCATGCTGCACCTTCCTCAGATGATCAGAGGTATGGTTAGTGCAGATACTGTTGAAGGTTGGGAGTGGAAGATGGTCCTGAACCTGAACAATGGTGGCTGACTGACAGCTCCAAATGCTCTGCTTTCTTCATCCTTGCAGGCTGAATCAGGTTGTGATGGACGACGCGTCGAAGGAGGACCTCGAGGAGCGGCTGCGGAGGGTCGAGTTTGTGAAGCAGATGCTGATGACGACGGTCGCTTGGGACTGATGATTCTCCAGCAGGGTTGGTTTCAGCACTTGACTAGCTAGGGCTGTTCAGGATCTCTTGGATGTGTGCCGTTTTTGTTGAGATTGACCCCTTGGCACATGTACACCTGCAACCTTGGATTATTACCTGAATTGACCAATCTTGATCCCTTTAAGCTAAGCTTTGGTTACCTTCATGTCTCTTCCCAGGAGAAACCAGTTGGACTCTTCTTCACATGATTGACAGACACTCACCCTTTTGCATTGGAAGTACACATAATGCAAGAACATAAACTTTCTCAACAAAGAAGAAACGACACCATATTTGATCAAAAATAATGTATTGGACACCAAAATTTGCGGCACAGGAGCTACATCACGAGTGGATCCGTTACAATTTTGCAAAACATAGGGCTGTCCATTCATTATAGTTTTGCAAATGACAGAACTGCGACAGTCATACATCGTTCAGGGTAAAACAAATGAATTCCTGATTCTAGCAAACCATACCACTGTATCAGCGGGTTGCACCACGACCTTGCTGGAAGTAGCTGCTCTCGATCGCAATCTTCCAAAGGGCATGGCCAATTCTCATAGGTATCCCTTGGTGATTTGTTCTTGCAGTTCGTCAAAGTTCCAAGCGTCATTGACCGAATAGTCACCTGTGAAGCAGACATAAAAATCAATGGCATAAAAGTACTTGCATTTTCCAAGCCAAAGAGACTTATGTGCCTGAAAACACATATGTATATAATGCTCATATATATAGAGTAGTAAAAAAACAGGATGTATATAATGCTCATATATATAGAGTAGTAAAAAAACACAGGATGTATATAATGCTCATATAAAACATACCAATTGAGTCCCTCCGAAGGGCAGTTAAATGAGCACAGCTGCAGGAAAATGCGTACACATTAGATTTAGTCATCACAATGCATCAGCATAAAAGAGGTGGAGATATCCAAGGGTAGTAACTCATGACAAGTAGAACAACAGGATTCTTCTCAGACCACATATGAAAAGATAAAAGTGAACCATTAAATGCTTCCAGAAAAAATAAAATGTACGACACTTTTGTGATACTACATTCAACAGAATCAGTACCAGAAGATAGTAACCTATAGTGCAATAGTTAAATTCAAAAAACAGATCCCCCAGTTCAATACATGCAAATACTTGTTGAACATGCTAACATTCATTGGGGGAGAAAGCAGTTTGCTGAACTAATAAGATGATAAAAGGTAACATGATATCTGCACGCACTTACAACACAATCTTCTTTTTGAGAACCAAAGAAATAACTATTTAGGTAATTATGGCATTTTATTCAGTTAAATCATGTGGCACATAGAGGAATGTATGCAAACAAAACAAAGCTCTACTACAAGAATGTTAGAGCAGACCTTCGAAGAGCTTTCCCCAAGTCTGCGCAGAGGGACCGAATGTATGTTCCTTTCGAGCAAGTAACTCGAAATATCAAATTTTGCCTGTAGATTGCAAATAAAATTTATCTTCAAGGAGATTCAAACATGGCATGAGAGTATGACACGCTTAAGTATGGATCTGTATTGTCCACATGGAATGCGAAGGTCGAAAAAGGGAGGAATAAGGAAGAATACCTGTCTTCTAAACTGCGCTCGATATCAAACTTGTATATTGATATACGTCTTGGTGAAAGCTCTATCGATTCGCCCCTCCTTGCCTTGTCATACATTTTTTCACCACCCACCTGATGCCGATGATCAATTGCAAAAACACAAGTTATAAACCTACTACATCATGGTTGGTTGATAAGCGGTCAGTAATAGGCAGGAAAAACCATGTGCCAACACACTGAAGACATAACAATTAAAAATTCTATTGTCCCAACATCACAGCCTACTATTATTCGATATAATATTAATGGATTATCTATCATCCTCTTGCTTGGCCGAGAACATAATATACTGGTAATTCTACATTTCTGTGACAAGATAATGTAATCACAAGTGTGCAAATGGCTAGCCAGGATCAAAAACCATACCCAATTACAACTCCTTGTCATTGTTTACAGCAGTTACAGTATGATAGGGCGGCTATGCCGCTCTGGTGAAAAAAATGCATCTTATCTTTCAATGCCCTTCTCTTTTTTCCCCCATAAACACGAACGGCGTAGACTGTTATGCAAATGAGGCGTGACACATGTTGTGCAGACCATCCAGGTTACAAAGACACTCATCCATACATAATAAGAAGTTACAAAGTCGAGCACTAGCAACAGCATGACATAAATTACAAGGAGTAAACAATGGATTCAGTATAGAAGGGTATAGTGTACCTTGATGGCAGAAAACATCGGAGGAACTTGCCATATTTCACCCATGAATGATGCTGCTGCCTTTCTAATATCTTCATCTTTGATGTGTTCCCATGATTCCCTCTGAATAACCTGTCCACAAATGGGGATGGTTAGGCATAATATAAACTAAATGGCACGTGATTCAAATCAAGCCGGTGTGAACATTAACAGTTTTCAGTAGTAGCTAGGATTGAGTGACAAAGAACAATTGGATGTGACTTATTGTCCTCGAATAAAAGGTGAGATCGAATAAATCAAAATTTAAGATCTTAATGGCAACACATCAGGTGCAAATCTTCAGGGCCCAATAGCATAACCTGGCTTTATTCAGCACCAAATAAACATGAAAATTAATGCAATTTATTATGTAGTCTATGAAGTGTTATAACACTCTTTAAAATAACAGCACCAAACTCAAAATGTGTTAAAAGAAACAAACGAAAGATAAGTTCAGTGTGAATAGTAACAGTATCCCCTTTCCTTCTGATTGGTCATCTGTCACAATTTTCACATTATTCCTACTAACAGAAAATGAATTTGAACTTCAAGACATACATGTAGAGTAAGTTCAGAAGTTCATGTATACTTTGTATGGCATTATTCGTGTTGATTTGGTGCCTCAACCGACCAAGTTCTATGAGTAGACCTATAAGGGTGGTTGCACCTCAAACCTTGTATGTGTTGGTCTTAAACACACTGTGATTTCTGTGACACTGTATATAGCAAAAGGATAGGACCAAAATCATCACAATTCAGAGGATAATACAAATTCGTATAGAGTTAAACTACACTAACTGAGAATGAGACATTGGTCATATCAGTCAACAAGGTAATCACCAATCAGGTGTTCTTTTTTTCCCAGGATAGCATATCTACATTCCAGTTTGGTGTATTGAACATTCCATAGGTAGCATAACTAATTGTGAATCTAATAAGTTGGTATTCCATTATACTTCCTCATATGATTCATATCATATAAGTTAAAAGTAGAACCATTTGATAGTTCCTATAATAGAAGAATGCTCAGTAGATCATTGTAAAGATATTAAGATATATACTGGTGAATCTGCATCCCAGGTTGATGTTGCTTCTCCAAGCCGGAAAACACCACTATAGCCTTTAACCATGCCTTGATATCTTCAAATCACGAAAACATTTGAGTCAGGAAATAGGCTTTGAGTTCACAAAATGAGGCTTTAAGTGCAGGAGAGAGGACACGATGTCATCAGTCCAGTTCTTCAGAATACAGATGATATTATTCCAAGTCATAACAATCAAGAATAACTTGAAATTGAAATGTGATAATTGAAAGGAAGATTGTTCCAGTAACCCTCACGGTTTCCCCCGAAAAGAGAAGAATAGAAAGTACCTATCAACAACTTTGGTTGCTTTGCCCACACAAACAATCAACAATCCAGTGGCCATAGGATCCAGAGTACCAGCATGGCCAACCTGCAATCGAAGCTACCATAAACATGTGGAGGAGCAAAAACCACATTAACAACACACCATGAAAACTGTGAAGTCACCTTTTGCACTTTCACCAACCGCCGTAGTTTTCCACAAACAGTAAATGAGGTCCACCCTGAATTCCGTAAAAAGACAAATTCCATTCTGAGTTAGTAGAAAGACAAGTTCAGCATCGTTGTCAATGCCATTTCTTTTACTAATTACATGACTTCAGAAAACTGTCCAAATAAAAGGTGCTGCTACGGTAACAGGACATGTAATGTATGTACTCACATAAGCAATTCAGTTATTCAAAATGCCAAATCTAAACTACATAAAGCATGGACTCTAGATCAGGACCATATTACGGAAAAGTTTGTGAACCTACAATGGTATATATACAGCATCCATCTAACCCACCCATTCTGCAAGATGGCCACCAATTCTAAAATAAAGGCTGCAAGTAAGCATTTACACATACTGTATCTACATCAAAGGTGGATTCAAAATGCCAAATCTAAATCTACCTCCATATCAGGACCGTGTAATGGAAAAGTTCGTGAACCTGCAACTGTACATATAAATCTGAATTCAAATGTACCACATCCATCTAATCCACCCATTCTGCAAGATGGCCACCAATTCTAAAATAAAGGCTGCAAGTAAGCATCTACACACACTGCATCTACATAAAAGGTGGATTGGTGGTATGCATCTCATATGTGGGCTGCTAATTAGTACTTAGCAATGCCATCGGCACGTTGCACAACCAATACATTGCCATGGAATTCACAAAAAACTGAGATCATTCATCAATGTGGAAGAGAACATGTCACCTTTGGGCTTGTCGATGAGCACGACGGTCCCGGTCGGGCCGTCCCACCTAGGCGGCAGCTCCGTCCTCGTGCTCGCGAGGTGCGGCCGCGGCCAGTCTTCTTCCTCCCTCTCCGCATCCCGCTTCACCTGCCTCGGCGCCCCTCCCAACaccgccttcttcttcgccaccgtcgAAGCGTCGTCGGCCTTCCCCTCCTCAGGCCCTTTCTTCAGGGCCCTGAAGAACTCCTCCACCTTCCTCTCCAGCACCTCCCCCTTGTCTGCCCCCTCCTTCTTCCCgacctccccgccctcctccttctcctcctcgaaGAAGACGAGGCCCTTGTCGGCGGCGTCGGAGGGCGccggcgcggcggcgtcggcggcgacgaaggCGTTGTCGAGGGACTGCTCCGGGAAGTACTTCTTCTCGAGGCGGTAGAGCATGCGGTAGTGCTTGTCCTTCTCCCAGGGCATGGCGAAGGCGTCGTGGAAGTAGAGCGCCTCCTCGCGCGCGTGGAGGCGAGGGAAGTCCACCACCTCCGGCCGCAGCTCCACCATCTCCGACGTGGTCGTCGGCTTGGTGCCCGTGGTGGCGTCCGGGTCCGGGAGCTGCCGGCTGCGGCGCTTCCGTAGGTACTTGCGCTGCGCGCGGTCGAGAGCGGGCTGCTGATGCTCGTCGGCGCCCTCCGCgtcgggcggcggggggcggggggcggcggcgtcggtggcgTCGGAGGGGGTGGATTTGGGGGGTTTGACGGGGCGGTGGACGAGGAGGTCGTAGTAGAGCGGGTAGGGGGTGGCGGTGAGGGAGAGGAATCGGCGCGGGAGGCggggcgccggcgccgccgccggcgagaggagcagcgccgccgccgtggccactgCCGGTCGGCTGCCCCGAAGCATCTCGCCGTCACTCCCCCCTCGTGCGGCTGCGCGACGGCGTTATCGCCGAGGGCTTTTCTCTGGGTTCGGCCGTTCGATCTTGGATGGACGGTCCAGATGCACGCCTGTGTAGAACAAACATAAAGAGCCTTTCAAATTGATGGTTCAAATAGTTTGATTCATTCACTAGGGTTTTCCAATATTactatttttttttgcggggtaaaaaaAACGAGGGTAGATCAGTTGAAGTACAAATTCCACTCATAGCAATTTCAAGATTTTTACAGCTGAGCGAAGACCTATTGTGATTCCCGTAAGTAAAAGAATAGGCTACAATTAGTACTATATTCAAGCACAAGATAAATTACTAGTTCATCTACAATGTTTGATACTAGGGACACAACCAACTTAGTTAGGTCTACACCATTGATTGTTCACGAGGAAATGAACATTTGTATGTCTAAAAATTGTTTGATTTGTTGGGATTGCATTGGTTGTATTGACGATTAAATAAGTATTGGTAGATACAACAAAAAAACAAGACCAAAGTATCTTAATAAGCGTAAACACTAAACCCTTAGAATTTTCGCATTCTTACAATATATGAATATAAAGCAATATCTTAGAAGGGTGATGTGAATTTTCGGCATTCTACCATGACTCCAATCTATTGTTTCACTCCTATATCCATCTATTCTAGTGCGACAAACCATCAATAATTTTTTGCAAAGCGGAATCATCAAGATTAAAAAGATAAGATTTAAGTTGGCAAGTCACCAATGTAATCCACTCTGAATATCGGAACATCACATGTTGTCCTATGAAGGTATGGTGTATCATGAAAAGGAAAACCTACTCAAATCCTTTTGACATAATGACTTCAAGAGTACTATTGGTAGTTTTCTTTAAAGGTGTGAAAAGGTACAAAATTACGTCAGGTTTGTTGATATTTAGCACTACCGTGACAACTAGTGCGTACATGATAGTGTGCGAGTTGGAGTATAGAGGATGCAAGGGCAGCTCATAAGGACTCGAGGACATATTTATGCTCTTAGAACCAGGAGGTAGACACTAAGGGGGCGAAGCATGCTACATCTAACATTACCAAGCTTTCCTCCACTTTTTCTTCAAGGTGTTGCAAATGTTGGGGGTGGGNNNNNNNNNNNNNNNNNNNNNNNNNNNNNNNNNNNNNNNNNNNNNNNNNNNNNNNNNNNNNNNNNNNNNNNNNNNNNNNNNNNNNNNNNNNNNNNNNNNNNNNNNNNNNNNNNNNNNNNNNNNNNNNNNNNNNNNNNNNNNNNNNNNNNNNNNNNNNNNNNNNNNNNNNNNNNNNNNNNNNNNNNNNNNNNNNNNNNNNNNNNNNNNNNNNNNNNNNNNNNNNNNNNNNNNNNNNNNNNNNAAAAAACCTCATATTTTGATCCTCGCTTGAAGCAACATATCTTTCCATATACCACTAAGAACCAAGTATAATTGTCCATGGAGGAAATATATACACTTTTTATGTAAGGAAATATATACACCTATAATGGTATTTGCCTAAAATCTAGAGTCATTAAAATAACAAGACTCACGGCCAATggttggatccttagcaagaatagTTATAGCCTTGCCGGGGCAAGGTTAGGTGTTTGAAACTTTTAAAATATCCTAgattttgtgggccagctagcttgggtgggctaggaaaaccttgctagctcaggagagccaaaTCGGCTGGCTTCCGATGGCAAACTTCGCGCGCGGAAAAATCGATGACCCACTCATGACAATGATTTTCACGGGGCAAGGCTGGTAAGAAAAAGAACCAAACTGTTTGACCAGGCAAGGTTGGCAAAGCGAAAGCTGGCTAGCTGGGCTAGCCGAGCAATTTGCTTACTGTAACCAAATGCTCCCGGAATTGCCAACAAATGAAGCATGAGCCGCGGCCAAGCGAGTGAAGCACATTGCTTGATAGGCTGGCCCACACCAGCGGACGCGTGAGCGCCAGTTGACCATTGGGCGCGGCAAGCACTTCATAGGCGCTCCCTTAAGTGGGTCGTGAAGTGCTGAATAGCCACCAAGCATCGCCAGTACCAATTCCTAATAGAAATCACATACGGGGCGACGCCTATGGGGCCGCCTTGTTAGCGCGCTTGCTTTTGCTCACTACTCTGTTTTCTTCTTatttctttgtttgtttttatttttttcttagtgTTTTCTAATTTTTTTACCGTCTTAATTCGGGTTTTCTTTTTTACTCATTCTAGTTGCTTTTCTTCTtgggttttttctttcttttcttcttatactttggttttctttgttctttctttgttttcttccATTTTTTGGCTTTCTTTTGTTTCTTTGTTAGTTTTGTATCAGTTTTATTTCTTTTGAACACATATCTACTTTTTTCTCATTACACAATGTATATTTTTAGAGCACACGCGAAACATTCTTCTGACCACACGCTTGACCCTTTTCAAATACATGCCATAATTTTTTGAAAAtacagttttgaaaaaaaaatacaaTATATGGTAACATTTTTTCCAAATTTGCGTTGTACATTATTTTAGTGGCAATAACTGTTTTAACAACTAAGCTATTTACCCTAAAAAAACTACACTATTTTGTATAAAAATTGTATCTCTGTTTCTGAAAATTTCACTGACATTTTTCGGAAACACACGACTATTTTCTTAAAATGTCATGATACCTTTTTATGAAATGGACATTTTGTAacctacatgaacattttttttacattTGCATATACCCCCTCCTCCCCATAATATAagatcatatttttttgaattgtttgaatttcttaccacatgtgtcacgtggcTATAAGATCACATATTTGTTGTACTactaacatcttatattatgggttgGAAGGATTAACATTTTTATAATGTGATGAACAGTTTTTTGAAACATGGGAACATTTTATTGGCACAAATAATTTTCTTATATTACATGGATACtctttttttacattgtatacatACTTTTGTAAAAACATTGTGTGCATTGTGTTGAAACGCGGGAATATTTTTTGATTGTCACGAACATTTTTCTGACAGTTATCAGCCAGTTTTTGTTACGTGCTAACTATTTTCTTGCGCTAtgttttttttccaaattcatgtttTTAAAATATATGCATTTAACTAAAAAtacaaataaataaagtaaaaaaaaaGAGGACAAAAAAGATTTTCGGGTGACATCAGCAGAGGAGCCACGTCCTACTGGGTCTTGCTGCACATAACCCTCATCAGCAGACGAGCCTGGACTGCGTTTTGCATGGGCTGTTAGTTGAACTAAGGCCTTTCCATCAAAAAACAAAAAGTTGAACTAAGGCCTACAGTTAAAAAAAAGTCCAAAAAAAACCTATCAGAGCCAAGTTTCGATCCTAgaacctgtgggttatgggcccaccacacTTCCGCTACGCCACTCTGATTCTCTTGTTTAATTTGCGACGCCAACTAACATATTCGCGGCTtctcagctactccctccgttctaaaatagatgactcaattttgtataaagttagtactccctccatccaaaaatatttgtcggaggaatggatgtatctagacgtattttagttttaaatacatccatttttatgcatttctccgacaagtattttaggacggagggagtataaaattgagtcatctattttaaaacggagggagtagcaagcaAGTCCGAACCTTGATGCACACATGGACGTACGGACGGTCACTGACCAAAACGGCACTGACCAAACCAGGCGCAAAGTTGCTTAGAAATGCACGATGGATTTCCCTATAAATACACCACGGTGTAACACGCCACTTAGATACGCATCTTAGCTACCTAGCTATCATCTTCCATCAGTGCCCACCAGCTAGCTATCAAGATGAGCAAGTCGTCGTGGCCGGAGCTGGTGGGCGTCCTGGCGGCGACGCAGATTGCACGCGATAGGCCTGACGTCGCCGTCGAGGTGCTCCCACCGGGCGCACCCCTCACGCCGGACTACAACCCCGNNNNNNNNNNNNNNNNNNNNNNNNNNNNNNNNNNNNNNNNNNNNNNNNNNNNNNNNNNNNNNNNNNNNNNNNNNNNNNNNNNNNNNNNNNNNNNNNNNNNNNNNNNNNNNNNNNNNNNNNNNNNNNNNNNNNNNNNNNNNNNNNNNNNNNNNNNNNNNNNNNNNNNNNNNNNNNNNNNNNNNNNNNNNNNNNNNNNNNNNNNNNNNNNNNNNNNNNNNNNNNNNNNNNNCGGCTAGGGCTAGGGCTAGCCCCACGGCACTACTGCGATTACTGTGCCCGGTATAATATGGAAGAATAAAGTGACATTCTATGTTTGTGTTGTGTTATTATTTGAGTCAATTACATCACTGGTGCTTAAACTTGACAAGAAAGTCTCTTTAGTGCTAAAACTTACAGCATACATCGATCAAGTGCCACAACTTGACAGTTGACACGGGCATTTATATATGGTATACAACGCATTTGGATACGAAAATGGTGATGACGAGGCGCGCCAGCGTGGCGTGGGAACCGCCGtcagtgaaaggatcgagatggacctagagggggttgggtggtgaataggtacaattataaattttaattattacttagcaattttaggcaataatgcagaatatgaaggtgagcctaacaattgcaagtgagtactaattactccctccgtccggaaatactcgtcggaggattggatgtatctagatgtattttagttttagatacattcatttttatgcatttcttcaacaagtatttccggacggagggagtactaagcaagtaacacgagcatgtaagtaagcaagcacaatatgatataagtgcaaagagacaagtaaccacaagtagaaagcttgggttaggaataaccgcaactccgggagacgaggatgtatgccgatgttcactttcttggagggaagctactcaccgttagagaggtggatgttaccacgaaggcacaccaacgtcacgaaggctcaccctattctccctttgagataacaccacggaggcgtttctcaaccactagtggtagaccttggggtggtctccaaaccctcacaaacttttccgggggtaatcacaaaggttgattcctctccgaaagactcctaccgcctaggagtctccaacctccaagagtaataagaacgtatggaaaaagctcaagacttgctcaaatcacaaattcctttggtgcaaagaaggggaaggagtggatctatcacttgatcggagaacttctctcaaatgttcctaAATCACCTGGGGATCTAGGATTTGATGTAggggattgagagagagagagagagagagagagagagagagagagagagagag is from Triticum aestivum cultivar Chinese Spring chromosome 1B, IWGSC CS RefSeq v2.1, whole genome shotgun sequence and encodes:
- the LOC123103877 gene encoding protein DEHYDRATION-INDUCED 19 homolog 6, translating into MEVQARHGSLPTGRQQRLHGRPHHEPTAGGGDEWWEYFPCPFCYVEVEVPFLCAHLQEEHCFDMKNAVCPICAENLGADTAGHFREQHSQQLKMRKSSSSRAGAAADDKEAYEDEDSYFEESSYIMGRPVPDDHSPDPLLSQFICAFAPPPVVDPEPIKAEEEDHAAPSSDDQRLNQVVMDDASKEDLEERLRRVEFVKQMLMTTVAWD
- the LOC123103870 gene encoding uncharacterized protein; this translates as MLRGSRPAVATAAALLLSPAAAPAPRLPRRFLSLTATPYPLYYDLLVHRPVKPPKSTPSDATDAAAPRPPPPDAEGADEHQQPALDRAQRKYLRKRRSRQLPDPDATTGTKPTTTSEMVELRPEVVDFPRLHAREEALYFHDAFAMPWEKDKHYRMLYRLEKKYFPEQSLDNAFVAADAAAPAPSDAADKGLVFFEEEKEEGGEVGKKEGADKGEVLERKVEEFFRALKKGPEEGKADDASTVAKKKAVLGGAPRQVKRDAEREEEDWPRPHLASTRTELPPRWDGPTGTVVLIDKPKGWTSFTVCGKLRRLVKVQKVGHAGTLDPMATGLLIVCVGKATKVVDRYQGMVKGYSGVFRLGEATSTWDADSPVIQRESWEHIKDEDIRKAAASFMGEIWQVPPMFSAIKVGGEKMYDKARRGESIELSPRRISIYKFDIERSLEDRQNLIFRVTCSKGTYIRSLCADLGKALRSCAHLTALRRDSIGDYSVNDAWNFDELQEQITKGYL